Proteins encoded in a region of the Thermodesulfobacteriota bacterium genome:
- a CDS encoding efflux RND transporter periplasmic adaptor subunit, whose protein sequence is MSTFQRTAVFIIALAATGVLLAACKGQKPAAPPPPEVTVSKPLVREVMEWDEYTGRLEAVDSVDVRARVSGYLQSIHFKDGQIVKEGDLLFVIDPRPYQAELDRAEAELKLAKARLSLAQNDLARAKNLLSAKAISVEEADTRASDEKVAEATVQQAEAAVDAAKLNVEFTQVRAPITGLISRKYVTEGNLINGGTGGTLLTTIVSLDPIYCYFEADEQSFLRYNRLEKEGLRPESRQSESPAYLELADETGFPHKGYVDFLDNRIDTQTGTIRGRGVFENPGDILTPGLFAKIKIVGSAPYETILLPDEAIGSDQSQKFVLVVNPENTVEYRQVELGPKINGFRVIRSGVKPEDKIIVKGLQRVAPGAVVSPVEQALVVKNDNFLTPGIASGSPKGSTGG, encoded by the coding sequence ATGAGTACATTTCAAAGGACAGCTGTATTCATAATAGCTCTCGCCGCCACGGGTGTTTTGCTCGCGGCCTGCAAGGGCCAGAAACCTGCCGCGCCGCCTCCTCCGGAGGTCACGGTGAGCAAGCCCCTTGTCAGGGAGGTCATGGAGTGGGACGAGTACACGGGGCGTCTCGAAGCGGTCGATTCGGTCGACGTGAGGGCCCGCGTGAGCGGCTACCTGCAGTCGATTCACTTCAAGGACGGCCAGATCGTGAAGGAGGGGGACCTCCTCTTCGTCATCGACCCGAGGCCGTACCAGGCCGAGCTCGACAGGGCCGAGGCGGAGCTCAAGCTGGCCAAGGCGAGGCTCTCTTTGGCACAGAACGATCTCGCGCGTGCGAAGAACCTTCTCAGCGCAAAGGCCATCTCCGTCGAAGAGGCCGATACGAGGGCGTCTGACGAGAAGGTCGCCGAGGCCACGGTGCAGCAGGCCGAGGCCGCCGTCGACGCCGCGAAGCTGAACGTCGAGTTCACGCAGGTAAGGGCGCCGATAACAGGACTCATAAGCAGAAAATACGTAACCGAGGGGAACCTCATTAACGGCGGGACGGGCGGCACGCTCCTTACGACGATTGTCTCGCTCGACCCGATTTATTGCTACTTCGAGGCCGACGAGCAGTCGTTCCTCAGGTACAACCGTCTCGAAAAAGAGGGGCTTCGCCCCGAATCGCGCCAGAGCGAGAGCCCGGCCTACCTGGAGCTCGCGGACGAGACCGGGTTCCCGCACAAGGGCTACGTCGATTTTCTCGATAACAGGATCGACACCCAGACGGGCACCATCAGGGGGAGAGGCGTGTTCGAGAACCCGGGCGATATTCTGACGCCGGGGCTCTTCGCGAAGATAAAGATAGTCGGAAGCGCTCCTTACGAGACTATTCTCCTCCCCGACGAGGCCATAGGCAGCGACCAGTCGCAGAAGTTCGTCCTCGTGGTCAACCCCGAGAATACCGTCGAATACAGGCAGGTCGAGCTCGGGCCCAAGATCAACGGCTTCAGGGTTATAAGGAGCGGGGTGAAGCCCGAAGACAAGATCATCGTAAAGGGCTTACAGAGGGTCGCCCCGGGGGCGGTCGTAAGCCCTGTCGAGCAAGCCCTCGTGGTCAAGAACGATAATTTTCTCACGCCCGGTATCGCGTCCGGCAGCCCCAAAGGAAGCACTGGAGGGTAA